In one Melospiza melodia melodia isolate bMelMel2 chromosome 5, bMelMel2.pri, whole genome shotgun sequence genomic region, the following are encoded:
- the FGF5 gene encoding fibroblast growth factor 5 has protein sequence MSPSFLLLLLLLALPARARREQVPGGAQRGRNAPASSSSSSSSSAAVAGPSRFPRSRPDRRRGRLYCRVGIGFHLQLHPDGRVDGAHDASPLSILEIFAVSQGIVGIRGVFSNKFLAMSKKGKLHASARFTVDCHFRERFQENSYNTYASAVHRSPRSGRPWYVALNKRGKAKRGCSPRARPQHVSTHFLPRFGHPQPPELAFTVALPDKKPPPPKARPAPPRRSPGPARYRLKFRFG, from the exons ATGAGCccgtccttcctcctcctcctcctcctcctcgccttGCCCGCCCGCGCCCGGCGAGAGCAGGTGCCCGGCGGGGCGCAGCGGGGCCGCAACGCCCCCgcgtcttcctcctcctcctcgtcttcCTCCGCGGCGGTggcggggccgagccgcttcccgCGGAGCCGCCCGGatcggcggcggggccggctgtACTGCCGGGTGGGCATCGGCTTCCACCTCCAGCTGCACCCCGACGGCCGCGTGGACGGCGCCCACGACGCGAGTCCGCTCA GTATTTTGGAAATATTTGCTGTGTCTCAGGGGATTGTAGGAATACGAGGAGTTTTCAGCAACAAATTTTTAGCGAtgtcaaaaaaaggaaaactccATGCAAGT GCTCGCTTCACGGTGGACTGCCATTTCCGGGAGCGCTTCCAGGAGAACAGCTACAACACCTACGCCTCGGCCGTGCACCGCAGCCCCCGCTCGGGCCGCCCGTGGTACGTGGCGCTCAACAAGCGCGGCAAGGCCAAGCGCGGCTGCAGCCCCCGCGCCCGGCCCCAGCACGTCTCCACGCACTTCCTGCCCCGCTTCGGGCACCCGCAGCCCCCCGAGCTCGCCTTCACCGTGGCCCTGCCCGACAAGAAGCCGCCGCCGCCCaaggcccggcccgccccgccgcgcaggagccccggccccgcccgctaCCGGCTCAAGTTCCGCTTCGGGTAG
- the PRDM8 gene encoding PR domain zinc finger protein 8 translates to MEDAGVQRGIWDGDAKTVQQCLTDIFTSVYTTCDIPENAIFGPCVLSHTSLYDSIAFIALKSTDKRTVPYIFRVDTSAANGSSEGLMWLRLVQSAREREEQNLEAYIKSGQLFYRSLRRIAKDEELLVWYGKELTELLLLGPARAPARTNGSPPFACPECSQRFQFELPFAAHLRFRCPKRLHGPDIGPAAEAAAAKDGSGKEQEPGKFGKPGGPPHHPFPGPDGGPAASTKPSTDFHNLARELENSRGGRAGSPGRPAPPEGGPEAAAGKAKRRFPEEEERGPSAARGRFPAERPGLPAAPKEEPGCAPQQQYRAAGSYCGLEEGGRLFAPPSPETGEAKRSAFVEVKKAARGPEPDGGPEEGPERGSPGAGGAEPGLCPRGGAGGPLAARLDGGSPARGSAFSTVPQLGAGPGGPGGGGGADERKSAFSQPARSFPHVPPLVLGPKLGGLGEPCPDGAAAPARLYAAEALAAKLPGGGEAAGGGGGGGGLPKQSPFLYTTAFWPKSSAAAAVAAAAAGPLQLQLPSALTLLPPSFTSLCLPAQNWCAKCNASFRMTSDLVYHMRSHHKKEYALEPLVKRRREEKLKCPICNESFRERHHLSRHMTSHN, encoded by the exons ATGGAGGACGCCGGCGTCCAGCGGGGAATATGGGACGGGGATGCCAAGACGGTCCAGCAGTGCTTGACTGACATTTTTACCAGTGTTTACACCACCTGCGACATCCCGGAAAATGCCATTTTCGGCCCCTGCGTCCTGAGCCACACGTCCCTGTATGACAGCATCGCCTTTATCGCCCTCAAGTCCACCGACAAGCGCACCGTCCCCTACATATTTCGG GTGGACACGTCGGCGGCCAACGGCTCGTCGGAGGGGCTGATGTGGCTGCGGCTGGTGCAGTCGGCGCGGGAGCGGGAGGAGCAGAACCTGGAGGCCTACATCAAGAGCGGGCAGCTCTTTTATCGCTCCCTGCGCCGCATCGCCAAGGACGAGGAGCTGCTGGTGTGGTACGGCAAGGAGctcactgagctgctgctgctcggcccggcccgggcccCTGCCCGCACCAACG GCTCGCCGCCCTTCGCCTGCCCCGAGTGCAGCCAGCGCTTCCAGTTCGAACTGCCCTTCGCCGCACACCTCCGGTTCCGCTGCCCCAAGAGGCTGCACGGCCCCGACATCGGCCCCGCCGCCGAGGCCGCCGCCGCCAAGGACGGCTCCGGCAAGGAGCAGGAGCCCGGCAAGTTCGGGAAGCCCGGCGGGCCGCCGCACCACCCCTTCCCCGGGCCCGACGGCGGCCCTGCCGCCAGCACCAAGCCCTCCACGGACTTCCACAACCTGGCACGGGAGCTGGAGAACTCCCGCGGCGGGCGCGCCGGCTCCCCGGGGCGGCCGGCGCCCCCCGAGGGCGGCCCTGAGGCGGCGGCCGGGAAGGCGAAGCGGCGCTTCCCCGAGGAGGAGGAGCGCGGGCCCAGTGCGGCGCGGGGCCGCTTCCCGGCGGAGCggccggggctgccggcggcGCCCAAGGAGGAGCCGGGCTGCGCCCCGCAGCAGCAGTACCGCGCCGCCGGCTCCTACTGCGGGCTGGAGGAGGGCGGGCGCCTCTTCGCGCCGCCCAGCCCGGAGACCGGCGAGGCCAAGCGCAGCGCCTTCGTGGAGGTGAAGAAGGCGGCCCGCGGCCCCGAGCCCGACGGCGGCCCCGAAGAGGGCCCGGAGCGCGGCTCGCCGGGCGCGGGCGGCGCGGAGCCGGGGCTGTGCCCCcgcggcggcgcggggggcccgcTGGCCGCCCGCCTGGACGGCGGCAGCCCGGCGCGGGGGAGCGCCTTCAGCACGGTGCCGCAGCTCGGGGCCGGCCCCGgcgggcccggcggcggcggcggcgccgacGAGAGGAAAAGCGCCTTCTCGCAGCCCGCCCGCTCCTTCCCGCACGTCCCGCCGCTGGTGCTGGGTCCCAAGCTGGGCGGGCTGGGCGAGCCCTGCCCCGacggcgccgccgcccccgcccgcctgTACGCCGCCGAAGCGCTGGCCGCCAAGCTGCCGGgcggcggggaggcggcgggcggcggcggcggcggcggggggctgcCCAAGCAAAGCCCCTTCCTCTACACCACGGCCTTCTGGCCCAAGagctcggcggcggcggcggtggcggcggcggcggcggggccgctgcagctgcagctgccgtcgGCGCTGACGCTGCTGCCGCCGTCGTTCACCTCGCTGTGCCTGCCGGCTCAGAACTGGTGCGCCAAGTGCAACGCGTCCTTCCGCATGACCTCGGACCTGGTCTACCACATGCGCTCCCACCACAAGAAGGAGTACGCGCTGGAGCCCCTCGTCAAGCGCCGCCGCGAGGAGAAGCTCAAGTGCCCCATCTGCAACGAGTCCTTCCGCGAGCGCCACCACCTCTCCCGCCACATGACCTCCCACAACTAG